Proteins encoded together in one Acidobacteriota bacterium window:
- a CDS encoding MEDS domain-containing protein codes for MTTSARQVRLAGTTLGATRHVCAFFHSKADEYRVLLPFITEGFDQGDRAFHIVKDDHRPEHRRQLEAAGIAVADTERTGQLEIRRWEDAYLIDGHFDQFRMLALIEDVLRDGKTRGYPLTRLVANMEWALEDRPGVGDILEYETRLNYVLPQYDDAVC; via the coding sequence ATGACGACGTCCGCTCGGCAGGTGCGATTAGCGGGAACGACGCTCGGCGCTACGCGCCACGTCTGCGCCTTCTTCCACTCCAAGGCCGACGAGTACCGGGTGCTGCTCCCTTTCATCACTGAGGGCTTCGACCAGGGCGACCGGGCCTTCCACATCGTCAAAGACGACCACCGTCCTGAACACCGCCGGCAGCTGGAAGCCGCCGGCATCGCCGTCGCGGATACCGAACGCACCGGGCAATTGGAAATTCGTCGCTGGGAAGATGCCTATCTGATCGACGGACATTTCGATCAGTTCCGAATGCTGGCGTTAATCGAGGACGTGTTGCGCGATGGGAAGACCCGTGGCTATCCCTTGACTCGATTGGTCGCGAACATGGAATGGGCGCTCGAGGATCGACCCGGCGTCGGCGACATCCTCGAATACGAGACACGCCTGAACTACGTGCTGCCTCAGTATGACGATGCCGTGTGTTGA
- a CDS encoding PAS domain S-box protein, which yields MAPAATNGSSDDAVSLRRCVRELAALSTLSAVWSKNDLPQIADGLAGVLLRALPIDIVGVRLRGADGNIAVETARTPRGPISDDHLGAFSRGFDDCGDLAGGATTINNPLGGGLLRVVTVPLGYGSDCGTLVAGAEQADFPTQTDRLMLGVACNQAAIVLQQRRSQQQLRRSEQELADFFENATIGLHWVAADGTILRANRAELDLLGYAVDEYVGHHIAEFHVDREVSDDILRRLRAGERVRDREARMRCKDGSFRHVTIDSSVLWEDGRFIHTRCFTRDVTEQKRVEEIRRRLAAIVESSGDAIISEDLNGIVTSWNHGAEAIYGYTASEIVGRPFATLVPPERIDELPTILGRLSRGTSIAHYESVRVAKDGRRIDVSLMVSPILDDSGRIQGISKIARDITPRKRAEGALRRQSERLALLWEAASVLLVASDPDAMLRGLLDKFGAHLGIDAYFHYLAADSGDRLSLSSYQGISADAARELECVKFEDALCDTVAVQRTPLVISAIQQSSEPVTRALRPLGIRSYACNPLLAGDRLLGALSFASRTKDRFDADEVACIETICHYVAVALERLRLLHALQESDRRKDEFLATLAHELRNPLAPIRNSVQVLHLQGSQAPEARWSRAVIERQVDHLTRLIDDLLEVSRITRNQFELRKQRVALADVVAGAIEASRPLIESSGHTLTVSLPSEPVYLDGDVVRLSQVILNLLNNAAKYTEPSGRIDLTAEQNGSTATIRVKDTGVGIPADKLPLVFEMFFQADRSRERAKGGLGIGLALARQLAEAHGGCVEARSDGIGTGSEFIVRLPVLSDETEPPSAPSQPAARSAAQTATILVVDDNRDSADSLSAFLRLKGNEVFNAYDGIDAVDAAERHRPEVVLLDIGMPRLNGEDACRRIRSQPWGVGMTLIALTGWGQEEDRRRTLDAGFDAHFTKPVDPVDLLTLIESRRRR from the coding sequence ATGGCGCCGGCTGCGACCAACGGCAGTTCCGACGACGCGGTCTCGTTGCGTCGCTGCGTACGCGAGCTTGCCGCGCTGTCGACGCTGTCGGCGGTCTGGAGCAAGAACGATCTTCCGCAAATTGCCGACGGCCTGGCCGGCGTTCTGCTCCGCGCGCTGCCCATCGATATCGTCGGCGTTCGATTGCGAGGGGCCGACGGTAACATCGCGGTCGAGACGGCACGCACTCCGCGGGGCCCGATTTCGGACGACCACCTGGGGGCATTCAGCCGCGGGTTTGATGACTGCGGTGACCTCGCCGGCGGCGCCACGACGATCAACAATCCACTCGGTGGTGGCTTGCTGCGAGTGGTCACCGTGCCGCTCGGTTACGGAAGCGATTGTGGCACGCTCGTCGCCGGCGCGGAGCAAGCGGATTTCCCGACGCAAACGGATCGACTGATGCTTGGTGTGGCGTGTAACCAGGCCGCCATCGTGCTGCAGCAACGACGCTCGCAACAGCAGCTGCGGCGCAGCGAGCAGGAGCTGGCGGACTTTTTCGAGAATGCGACGATCGGCCTGCATTGGGTCGCAGCCGACGGCACGATACTGCGCGCCAACCGCGCCGAACTGGATCTGCTCGGATATGCCGTCGATGAGTACGTCGGACATCACATCGCCGAGTTTCACGTCGACCGCGAGGTGAGTGACGACATCCTGCGTCGCTTGCGGGCGGGCGAGCGCGTGCGCGATCGCGAAGCGCGCATGCGTTGCAAGGATGGCTCGTTCAGACACGTGACGATCGATTCCAGCGTGCTGTGGGAGGATGGCCGTTTCATTCACACCCGTTGCTTCACGCGCGACGTCACCGAGCAGAAACGGGTCGAGGAGATTCGGCGGCGGTTGGCGGCGATTGTCGAGTCGTCGGGAGACGCCATCATCAGCGAGGATCTCAACGGCATCGTCACGAGCTGGAATCACGGCGCCGAGGCGATCTACGGGTATACCGCCAGCGAGATTGTCGGCCGCCCGTTCGCCACGCTCGTTCCGCCGGAGCGGATTGATGAGTTGCCGACGATCCTGGGTCGGCTGTCGCGGGGCACGTCGATCGCGCACTACGAGAGCGTCCGCGTCGCGAAGGACGGACGCCGAATCGACGTGTCGTTGATGGTCTCACCGATTCTCGACGATTCGGGGCGCATCCAGGGCATTTCCAAAATCGCCAGGGATATCACGCCGCGCAAGCGCGCCGAGGGCGCTCTGAGGCGTCAGAGCGAACGGCTGGCACTGCTGTGGGAGGCCGCGTCGGTATTGCTCGTGGCCAGCGACCCCGACGCGATGCTGCGCGGACTGCTGGACAAATTTGGCGCCCACCTCGGCATCGACGCGTATTTCCATTACCTGGCCGCCGATAGCGGTGATCGGCTGAGCCTGTCGTCGTATCAGGGCATTAGCGCGGATGCCGCACGGGAGCTCGAGTGCGTGAAGTTTGAAGACGCCCTCTGCGACACCGTCGCGGTGCAGCGCACGCCGCTGGTGATCAGCGCCATTCAGCAGTCAAGTGAACCGGTGACGCGGGCGCTCAGACCGCTGGGCATCCGATCTTACGCATGTAACCCGCTGCTCGCGGGCGATCGGCTGCTCGGCGCATTGTCGTTCGCCAGCCGGACCAAGGATCGATTCGATGCCGACGAAGTGGCCTGTATCGAGACGATTTGTCACTACGTCGCGGTGGCGTTGGAGCGCTTGCGACTTCTGCACGCGTTGCAGGAGAGCGACCGGCGCAAAGACGAGTTCCTGGCGACGCTGGCGCACGAACTGCGCAACCCCCTGGCGCCCATTCGCAATTCCGTCCAGGTTCTTCACCTGCAGGGGTCGCAAGCGCCCGAGGCCCGTTGGAGCCGCGCCGTAATCGAGCGGCAGGTCGACCACCTGACGCGGTTGATCGACGACCTGCTGGAGGTCAGCCGGATCACGCGCAACCAGTTCGAACTGCGCAAGCAGCGCGTGGCCCTGGCCGACGTGGTCGCGGGCGCGATCGAGGCGAGCCGGCCCCTGATCGAATCGTCCGGCCACACACTCACCGTATCGCTCCCGTCCGAGCCGGTTTATCTCGACGGTGACGTGGTCAGGCTTTCTCAGGTCATTCTGAATCTGCTCAACAACGCCGCGAAGTACACCGAGCCATCTGGCCGCATCGATCTGACCGCGGAACAGAACGGGAGCACCGCCACGATCCGCGTGAAGGACACCGGCGTGGGCATCCCCGCCGACAAGCTGCCGCTCGTGTTCGAAATGTTTTTCCAGGCCGATCGATCGCGCGAGCGAGCCAAAGGCGGGCTCGGTATTGGTCTTGCGCTGGCGCGGCAACTCGCGGAGGCCCACGGCGGCTGTGTCGAGGCACGCAGTGACGGCATCGGCACGGGCAGTGAATTCATCGTCCGGCTGCCGGTGCTGAGCGACGAAACAGAGCCGCCGTCAGCGCCCAGTCAACCCGCGGCACGATCGGCAGCTCAAACCGCGACAATCCTCGTCGTTGACGACAACCGTGACTCAGCGGACAGCCTGTCCGCGTTCTTGCGGTTGAAGGGCAATGAGGTGTTCAACGCCTATGATGGGATCGACGCGGTCGACGCCGCGGAGCGTCACCGGCCGGAGGTCGTGCTGCTCGACATTGGCATGCCCCGCTTGAACGGCGAAGATGCGTGCCGGCGCATCCGCTCACAGCCGTGGGGTGTCGGCATGACGCTAATCGCGCTCACGGGATGGGGCCAGGAAGAAGATCGCCGCCGAACGTTGGATGCGGGATTCGACGCCCACTTCACCAAGCCGGTTGATCCCGTTGACCTGCTGACACTGATCGAGTCCCGGCGGCGGCGGTAG
- a CDS encoding serine protease, translated as MRAPSANRRSTVAAAAVAMVMGAHAAGAQSPPSFARTVVSAVTKAFSSSEVRSPRFPPAARGLVWSDRVAHSDPVAALRVYVTITGGGTGWTLVIRSEATGLVADTVTPQTPLDAAGGFWSSDVHGSVAEVSLNTKGDVSGLTVAISTYGYSVMSAQQQAIHGIDARLNITEAGPRVQELARPVVRLRTMVPNLGESSCTGFLLNDRLVLTNEHCVTTDTEARATLVDLGYETGKKPVMLRVEALLSDDAALDYALLRLERAAPAEWGRVTLDPASNIAVNQRLILIEHPLGGFKQVSLESCEISDEKIAGATAAPTDFGHRCDTLVGSSGSPVMDDGSGAVIGLHHLGFDTAKKIYVNRAVPIGLVLTHIRSTLGWTTVPP; from the coding sequence ATGCGGGCCCCGTCCGCTAATCGCCGCTCGACCGTCGCCGCCGCGGCCGTTGCGATGGTGATGGGTGCGCACGCGGCCGGCGCCCAATCGCCGCCGTCGTTCGCCCGAACGGTGGTCAGTGCCGTCACGAAGGCGTTCAGCAGCAGCGAGGTGCGCTCACCGCGGTTTCCGCCGGCGGCGCGGGGTCTCGTGTGGTCGGACCGTGTGGCGCACTCCGATCCCGTGGCCGCCCTTCGTGTCTACGTCACGATTACCGGTGGCGGCACTGGCTGGACCCTGGTCATTCGCTCCGAAGCCACCGGGCTGGTCGCCGACACGGTCACGCCGCAGACACCGCTCGACGCAGCCGGCGGATTCTGGTCGAGCGACGTTCACGGAAGCGTTGCCGAGGTCAGCCTGAACACCAAGGGGGATGTCAGCGGTTTGACCGTTGCCATTTCCACCTATGGCTACTCCGTCATGTCAGCGCAGCAGCAGGCCATTCACGGCATTGATGCGCGGTTGAACATTACCGAAGCCGGGCCGCGGGTCCAGGAGCTGGCCAGGCCCGTAGTCCGCCTGAGAACGATGGTGCCCAACCTGGGTGAATCGAGCTGCACGGGGTTCCTCCTCAACGATCGCCTGGTCCTGACCAACGAACACTGCGTCACCACCGACACCGAAGCCCGCGCGACGCTCGTTGACCTGGGTTACGAAACCGGGAAGAAGCCCGTGATGCTGCGGGTCGAGGCGCTGCTGTCGGACGATGCGGCGCTGGACTATGCGCTGCTGCGGCTCGAGCGCGCCGCGCCGGCGGAATGGGGCCGCGTAACGCTCGACCCGGCATCGAACATCGCCGTGAATCAGCGTCTGATCCTGATCGAGCATCCACTGGGTGGCTTCAAGCAGGTGTCGCTCGAATCGTGCGAGATTAGCGACGAGAAGATCGCGGGGGCGACCGCCGCGCCAACCGACTTCGGCCACCGGTGCGACACCCTGGTCGGCAGCTCTGGGTCACCGGTGATGGACGACGGCTCGGGCGCGGTAATTGGTCTGCATCACCTTGGGTTCGACACGGCCAAGAAAATATATGTGAACCGTGCAGTCCCGATTGGTCTCGTACTGACCCACATCAGGAGCACTTTGGGCTGGACGACAGTGCCGCCCTGA
- a CDS encoding S8 family serine peptidase, with amino-acid sequence MMTRCFFVGMVYSALVLLGDRTLLVDDLSAMQAAWRPMTLHAKSPLAVNKTTFFAVANDGATIVRQSLATEGPWEVFKAGAARPVAGLAATDRELYVSYVGSSEISAIEIMTGEARTHLMMGPGVSPSELAFADNLYVADRFSSKLYLIGNNEAVDVTPPFERASASSRHYIASSEQSLLMTSPDEGVVWQASDFGRSPSAPKWAEIQKPSSQSASLQLPVSDDIVTAGEVKYPLRPTVITSNGSVFYVADGNSDNVFASSTLWPRPTRLRYGAKPVQVAAGLVATDQNLFVLDGARGVIERWPRFTPTRIGCSISEVKPSTAPPCSQEQYAALARLFDRLHRERLLPVRLLPPSASGPDAVRAAGFATVSMQRAMTQIACALTPDACNAGQNDFVADGRARSLTVPDVYGESFVDIGPVILDGKNTLGQLADAAVPTPQLSVFAGESRLAQYNSATKTSEPYRDLSKGLASMPIELVRFVVGLPDDQIPVLIKQFPTLRFTALRRSPSQSASIAAQPEPQIPTAEEIRLLDGQKRTGIGIKPGFTPPARNGLMYLGLVEQSVDENHPLLVGFIGEPRSREDESAPAAEDPPSPLQLTVRDFEDDDHGTAVASQIVAVTSQYASGALAAGTQLLPFGTDDAVISEGIRNAYFNHDVRIFNISQAFRPGQEPTSLLDRIKQTPGALFVVAAGNHIAENINISVCSDTFKIYPACLGGYPNVLVVTATTLDGQAILPPKPGKPGANWHPGIVHVAAPGDGFYAAGKSSGYVKVSGSSFSTPLVTATAALLYRQGVTSPWDLKQHIIETADQVDGLKGRVLNSGRLNAARATSTVTHALGVNNQGDELLIELVRPGTEVRFATATTQFVLNLRQIRRLIRQPGNKYWLLYSPIEPPAALDQAQDQTPLRLISTIVDAGNWPVQYVLPNGVRKSDGRLTDFRDYAGPVR; translated from the coding sequence ATGATGACTCGATGCTTCTTCGTCGGCATGGTCTACTCGGCGCTAGTTCTCCTCGGTGATCGAACCCTGCTTGTGGACGACCTGTCCGCGATGCAGGCGGCCTGGCGCCCAATGACGCTGCATGCGAAGTCACCATTGGCCGTCAACAAGACCACTTTCTTCGCGGTCGCCAATGATGGCGCGACGATTGTTCGACAAAGCCTCGCGACCGAGGGACCGTGGGAGGTCTTCAAGGCCGGCGCCGCGCGGCCTGTCGCCGGGCTCGCCGCGACGGACCGTGAGCTGTACGTGTCGTATGTCGGCTCGTCAGAAATCTCGGCGATCGAAATCATGACCGGCGAGGCCAGGACACACCTGATGATGGGGCCAGGTGTCTCGCCGTCGGAGTTGGCGTTTGCCGACAACCTGTATGTCGCCGATCGGTTCTCGTCGAAGCTATATCTCATCGGCAACAACGAAGCGGTGGACGTGACACCGCCCTTTGAGAGGGCCTCCGCCTCATCACGGCACTACATCGCCAGCAGCGAGCAATCCCTGCTGATGACCTCTCCAGACGAAGGTGTGGTCTGGCAGGCCTCGGATTTCGGTCGCTCACCTTCCGCGCCCAAGTGGGCCGAGATTCAGAAGCCGTCCAGCCAATCGGCGTCGCTGCAGTTGCCGGTGTCCGACGACATCGTGACCGCCGGCGAGGTGAAGTATCCGCTCCGGCCGACCGTGATCACGTCGAACGGCAGCGTGTTCTACGTGGCCGATGGCAATTCAGACAATGTCTTCGCGTCATCCACGCTGTGGCCGCGGCCGACGCGCCTGCGCTACGGCGCGAAGCCGGTGCAAGTGGCCGCGGGCCTGGTGGCCACGGACCAGAACCTGTTCGTGTTGGACGGGGCTCGCGGCGTGATCGAGCGCTGGCCGCGGTTCACCCCGACCCGGATTGGCTGCTCGATCTCCGAGGTCAAGCCCTCCACGGCGCCGCCGTGTTCGCAGGAACAGTACGCGGCCCTGGCGAGACTGTTTGACCGCTTGCACCGCGAACGACTGCTTCCCGTGAGGTTGTTGCCGCCCAGTGCCAGTGGCCCTGATGCGGTGCGTGCTGCCGGCTTTGCGACCGTGTCGATGCAACGAGCCATGACTCAGATCGCGTGCGCGCTGACACCCGATGCATGCAATGCTGGCCAAAACGACTTTGTGGCGGATGGCAGGGCTCGCAGCCTCACCGTTCCGGATGTCTACGGCGAGAGTTTCGTGGATATCGGCCCCGTGATCCTGGACGGCAAAAACACGCTTGGGCAGTTGGCCGACGCCGCCGTGCCGACGCCGCAGTTGTCGGTGTTCGCGGGCGAATCGCGGCTCGCGCAGTACAACAGCGCGACCAAAACGTCGGAGCCGTATCGAGATCTCAGCAAGGGCCTGGCCTCGATGCCCATCGAGCTGGTGCGTTTTGTCGTTGGCCTTCCTGACGATCAGATCCCAGTCCTGATCAAGCAGTTCCCAACGCTCCGCTTTACAGCGCTCCGGCGGTCTCCGTCGCAATCGGCCTCGATCGCCGCCCAGCCCGAGCCGCAGATACCGACCGCCGAGGAGATCCGGCTGCTTGATGGTCAGAAGCGAACCGGCATCGGCATCAAGCCCGGATTCACGCCACCGGCGCGCAACGGACTGATGTATCTCGGTTTGGTCGAACAGTCCGTCGATGAGAATCATCCGCTGTTGGTTGGCTTCATCGGCGAGCCGAGGAGCCGCGAAGATGAGTCGGCACCCGCCGCCGAGGACCCACCGTCGCCCCTGCAGCTGACGGTTCGTGATTTCGAGGATGACGATCACGGCACCGCCGTGGCGTCGCAGATCGTAGCCGTGACCTCGCAGTATGCGAGCGGAGCCCTAGCCGCAGGCACACAACTGCTGCCGTTTGGCACGGACGACGCGGTGATTAGTGAAGGCATCAGGAATGCGTACTTCAACCACGACGTTCGCATCTTCAACATCAGCCAGGCGTTTCGGCCGGGTCAAGAACCAACCTCGCTATTGGACCGGATCAAGCAAACACCCGGTGCGCTGTTCGTCGTCGCCGCCGGGAACCACATTGCCGAAAACATCAATATCAGCGTCTGCAGCGACACGTTCAAGATCTACCCCGCCTGCCTGGGTGGCTACCCGAACGTGCTGGTCGTGACGGCGACCACCCTGGACGGCCAGGCCATTCTCCCGCCCAAGCCCGGCAAGCCTGGCGCCAATTGGCATCCCGGGATCGTCCACGTCGCAGCCCCTGGCGATGGTTTCTACGCGGCAGGGAAGAGCAGCGGTTACGTCAAGGTGTCGGGCTCGTCCTTCTCGACGCCGCTCGTCACCGCAACTGCCGCGTTGCTGTACCGGCAGGGCGTCACCAGTCCGTGGGACCTCAAGCAACACATCATAGAGACCGCCGACCAGGTCGACGGTCTCAAGGGCCGCGTGTTGAACTCGGGACGGCTGAACGCGGCTCGCGCGACATCGACGGTCACGCACGCACTTGGCGTCAACAATCAAGGTGATGAGTTGCTGATCGAACTGGTGCGGCCAGGAACGGAAGTGCGGTTCGCCACGGCCACCACGCAGTTCGTGCTCAACCTCCGGCAAATTCGCCGATTGATCAGACAGCCTGGCAACAAGTACTGGCTTCTCTACAGTCCGATCGAGCCCCCGGCGGCGCTCGACCAGGCCCAGGATCAGACGCCGCTCCGGCTGATAAGCACGATCGTGGACGCGGGTAACTGGCCAGTGCAGTACGTGCTTCCGAACGGCGTGCGGAAAAGTGACGGCAGGTTGACGGACTTCAGGGATTATGCGGGCCCCGTCCGCTAA